A single Brevundimonas sp. M20 DNA region contains:
- a CDS encoding HAD family hydrolase: MTITTIGLDADDTLWHNETIFRLTHARFVDLLADHGDETLIEARLADVERRNLQLYGYGVKGFTLSMIETAMELTGGNAPPEVVREILAAGREMLAHPVETLPGVDDALAALSEKYRLVLITKGDLMDQERKVAASGLGELFSAVEIVSEKTVDTYAHLFARHGTGAAEAVMAGNSMKSDVLPALGAGAFAVHIPYAITWAHELADAPEGHPRYGALEAINQLPGWIEQKEALLK; the protein is encoded by the coding sequence ATGACCATCACCACTATCGGCCTGGATGCCGACGACACCCTTTGGCACAACGAGACCATCTTCCGGCTGACCCACGCCCGGTTCGTCGACCTTCTGGCCGACCATGGCGACGAAACGCTGATTGAGGCGCGTCTGGCCGACGTCGAGCGACGGAACCTTCAGCTCTACGGCTACGGCGTGAAGGGCTTCACCCTGTCCATGATCGAAACGGCCATGGAACTGACGGGCGGGAACGCGCCGCCGGAAGTCGTGCGCGAAATCCTGGCCGCTGGTCGCGAGATGCTGGCCCATCCCGTCGAGACCCTGCCCGGCGTCGACGACGCCCTGGCCGCCCTGTCAGAGAAGTACCGGCTGGTTCTGATCACCAAGGGCGACCTTATGGATCAGGAGCGCAAGGTCGCCGCCTCCGGTCTGGGCGAACTCTTCTCCGCCGTCGAGATCGTCTCCGAAAAGACCGTGGACACCTACGCCCATCTGTTCGCCCGTCACGGCACCGGCGCGGCTGAAGCGGTCATGGCGGGCAACTCCATGAAGTCCGACGTCCTGCCCGCCCTGGGGGCCGGGGCTTTCGCGGTGCACATCCCCTACGCCATCACCTGGGCGCACGAATTGGCCGACGCCCCGGAGGGCCACCCCCGCTATGGCGCACTGGAAGCCATCAACCAGCTTCCGGGCTGGATCGAGCAAAAGGAAGCGCTGCTCAAATAA
- a CDS encoding amino acid permease — MSHAEHSIPLPEDPLADRHKLGWGLAALVVAGNMIGSGLYLLPVSLASTGSSSLIGWLVAAVGACTLALVFGALGRVAPKADGLSGFAERGLGRFAGFQVSLAFWMACLVGNVAVAVAATGYLGFFWPILKDPVAATLVFAAAAVAAAAPGYLLPTAGFVALMTLAWFLFLRKSASRVDREGQGA; from the coding sequence ATGAGCCACGCCGAGCACTCCATCCCCTTGCCCGAAGACCCGCTGGCGGATCGTCACAAGCTGGGTTGGGGTCTGGCCGCGCTGGTCGTGGCCGGGAACATGATCGGTTCGGGGCTGTATCTGTTGCCTGTCAGTCTGGCCTCCACCGGCAGCTCAAGCCTGATCGGCTGGCTGGTCGCGGCGGTGGGCGCCTGTACGCTGGCGCTGGTGTTTGGCGCGCTGGGGCGGGTGGCGCCCAAGGCGGACGGTCTGTCGGGCTTCGCCGAGAGGGGTCTGGGCCGGTTCGCAGGCTTTCAGGTCTCGCTGGCCTTCTGGATGGCGTGTCTGGTCGGCAATGTAGCCGTGGCGGTGGCGGCGACCGGCTATCTTGGCTTCTTCTGGCCGATCCTGAAGGACCCGGTCGCGGCGACCCTGGTGTTCGCCGCCGCCGCTGTGGCCGCCGCGGCGCCGGGATACCTCCTTCCGACGGCGGGTTTCGTCGCGCTGATGACCCTCGCCTGGTTCCTATTCCTGAGAAAGTCGGCATCGCGCGTTGACCGTGAGGGTCAGGGGGCCTAA
- the carA gene encoding glutamine-hydrolyzing carbamoyl-phosphate synthase small subunit: MTQTLLPGVTGVLALADGTIFQGVGCGATGTALGEVVFNTAMTGYQEILTDPSYMSQILAFTFPHVGNVGVNVEDIEQIGGGSDTAARGAIFRDVPTDPANYRAESDFDNWMQRRGVVGLAGIDTRALTARIRDTGAPHAVIAHDPNGNFDLEALVAEAKAWTGLVGLDLAKPASTLQAFEWDEGLWEWPEGHPRVDAADKSVVVIDYGVKRNILRALASTGAKITVVPATTTAEEVLARNPDGVILSNGPGDPAATGEYAVPEIRKLVESGKPVFGICLGHQMLALALGAKTVKMDQGHHGANHPVKDLMTGKVEIVSMNHGFTVDRDSLPDAVEETHVSLFDGTNCGIALKGRPVFSVQHHPEASPGPTDSLYLFQRFADSMKG, translated from the coding sequence ATGACCCAGACCCTTCTTCCCGGCGTCACAGGCGTTCTGGCGCTGGCGGACGGCACGATCTTCCAGGGTGTCGGCTGCGGCGCCACCGGCACGGCGCTGGGGGAGGTGGTCTTCAACACCGCCATGACCGGGTATCAGGAAATCCTGACCGACCCGTCCTACATGAGCCAGATCCTGGCCTTCACCTTCCCGCACGTCGGCAATGTCGGGGTGAACGTCGAGGACATCGAACAGATCGGTGGCGGTTCGGACACGGCGGCCAGGGGCGCGATCTTCCGCGACGTGCCGACCGACCCGGCCAACTATCGCGCCGAAAGCGACTTCGACAACTGGATGCAGCGTCGTGGCGTCGTGGGTCTGGCGGGGATCGACACCCGCGCCCTGACCGCCCGCATTCGCGACACCGGCGCCCCGCACGCGGTCATCGCCCACGATCCGAACGGCAATTTCGATCTTGAGGCTCTGGTCGCCGAGGCGAAGGCCTGGACCGGTCTGGTCGGTCTGGATCTGGCCAAGCCCGCCTCCACCTTGCAGGCGTTCGAATGGGACGAGGGCCTGTGGGAGTGGCCGGAAGGTCACCCGCGCGTCGACGCCGCCGACAAGTCGGTGGTGGTCATCGACTATGGCGTGAAGCGCAACATCCTGCGTGCTCTGGCCTCAACCGGCGCGAAGATCACCGTGGTGCCGGCCACGACGACGGCGGAAGAAGTTCTGGCCCGCAATCCGGATGGCGTCATCCTGTCGAACGGTCCGGGCGACCCCGCCGCGACCGGTGAATACGCGGTGCCGGAGATCAGGAAGCTGGTCGAAAGCGGCAAGCCTGTCTTCGGCATCTGCCTGGGCCACCAGATGCTGGCGCTCGCACTGGGCGCGAAGACCGTGAAGATGGATCAGGGCCACCACGGCGCGAACCATCCGGTGAAGGACCTGATGACCGGCAAGGTCGAGATCGTGTCGATGAACCACGGCTTCACCGTGGATCGCGACAGTCTGCCGGACGCGGTTGAGGAAACCCACGTCAGCCTGTTCGACGGCACCAACTGCGGCATCGCCCTGAAGGGCAGGCCGGTGTTCAGCGTCCAGCACCACCCGGAGGCGTCCCCGGGACCGACGGACAGCCTCTATCTGTTCCAGCGCTTCGCGGACTCGATGAAGGGCTGA
- a CDS encoding SIMPL domain-containing protein (The SIMPL domain is named for its presence in mouse protein SIMPL (signalling molecule that associates with mouse pelle-like kinase). Bacterial member BP26, from Brucella, was shown to assemble into a channel-like structure, while YggE from E. coli has been associated with resistance to oxidative stress.), translating to MSESIAGGPGVFVTAQGRAALPSSNGLPLTLTIKGEGATASEAVADRNAQLERVRSAANNFEVAVEVGVTTYGISSEDDIATIDWAAMAAADAAEAAAIADGSAAPPAAEPDAPATRTVTASVQVKLDRPNETRMPAFIDALVDAGVTDLDDSLNGVNLGQMQPFLALLGLDTARDPGEDIWNAATADAISRARAQAEAIAAASGRPLGPVRYVSVLMRSHDGENALVSVAVRFGLE from the coding sequence ATCTCCGAATCCATCGCCGGCGGGCCGGGCGTCTTCGTCACCGCCCAAGGCCGCGCCGCCCTGCCGAGCAGCAACGGCCTGCCGCTGACCCTGACCATCAAGGGCGAAGGCGCGACCGCGTCGGAGGCTGTCGCCGACCGCAACGCCCAGCTGGAGCGCGTCCGCTCCGCCGCCAATAATTTCGAGGTCGCCGTCGAAGTGGGGGTGACCACCTACGGCATCTCCAGTGAAGACGACATCGCCACAATCGACTGGGCTGCGATGGCGGCCGCGGACGCCGCGGAGGCTGCCGCCATCGCCGATGGAAGCGCCGCGCCCCCAGCCGCCGAACCGGATGCGCCCGCAACCCGCACCGTAACCGCCTCGGTTCAGGTCAAGCTCGACCGTCCGAACGAGACCCGCATGCCCGCCTTTATCGACGCATTGGTCGACGCGGGGGTCACGGATCTTGATGACAGCCTGAATGGCGTGAATCTGGGCCAGATGCAGCCTTTCCTGGCGCTGCTGGGCCTCGACACAGCCCGCGACCCCGGCGAGGACATCTGGAACGCCGCGACCGCTGATGCGATCAGCCGCGCCCGCGCGCAGGCCGAAGCCATCGCCGCCGCATCGGGCCGTCCGCTGGGACCGGTCCGCTATGTGTCGGTGCTGATGCGGTCGCACGATGGCGAGAACGCCCTCGTCAGCGTCGCCGTCCGTTTCGGGCTGGAGTAG